In Bradyrhizobium erythrophlei, a single genomic region encodes these proteins:
- a CDS encoding MaoC family dehydratase, whose translation MNKLFFEDFKLGHLGRFGPRHVTAEEVRAFAAEFDPQPMHLDEAAASRSMLRGLAGSGWHLCSITMRMMFDGFIGRTASLGSPGVNELRWLAPFRPGDDITLDVEVMEARVSQSRPTTGIVMFKMTASNTAGQALCEMTSPIIVERRDAAAG comes from the coding sequence ATGAACAAGCTTTTCTTCGAAGACTTCAAGCTCGGCCATTTGGGCCGCTTCGGACCGCGGCATGTCACGGCCGAGGAAGTCCGCGCCTTCGCCGCCGAGTTCGATCCGCAACCCATGCACCTCGACGAAGCGGCCGCCTCGCGTTCGATGCTCCGAGGGCTCGCCGGTTCGGGCTGGCATCTTTGCTCGATCACGATGCGCATGATGTTCGATGGTTTTATCGGCCGCACCGCATCCTTGGGTTCGCCGGGGGTCAATGAGCTGCGCTGGCTGGCGCCGTTTCGGCCCGGTGACGACATCACGCTCGATGTCGAAGTGATGGAAGCGCGTGTCTCGCAGAGCCGTCCGACCACCGGCATCGTGATGTTCAAGATGACCGCGAGCAATACGGCGGGGCAGGCGCTGTGCGAGATGACGTCGCCGATCATCGTTGAACGCCGCGACGCGGCGGCGGGCTGA
- a CDS encoding DUF4282 domain-containing protein — protein MFDFQDLFQWDRFITPTIIKTFYWLVIALICLFGIAGIFSGLAAMAISPFGGFIQLLSSIASVVVGIIFSRIAAEFVLIVFRINEHLGAIRDQGTGH, from the coding sequence ATGTTCGACTTTCAGGATCTGTTTCAGTGGGACCGCTTTATTACGCCTACGATCATCAAGACATTTTACTGGCTGGTGATCGCGCTGATCTGTCTGTTTGGCATCGCCGGCATCTTCTCAGGTTTGGCCGCAATGGCGATCAGTCCCTTCGGCGGCTTCATCCAGCTGTTGTCTTCGATCGCCAGCGTCGTCGTCGGCATCATCTTCTCGCGCATCGCGGCGGAATTCGTCCTGATCGTGTTCCGGATCAATGAACACCTCGGCGCGATCCGCGATCAGGGCACGGGCCACTAG
- the ychF gene encoding redox-regulated ATPase YchF, protein MGFKCGIVGLPNVGKSTLFNALTETAAAQAANYPFCTIEPNVGEVAVPDPRLDKLSEIAKSAQIIPTRLTFVDIAGLVRGASQGEGLGNQFLANIRETDAIAHVVRCFEDSDITHVEGKIAPLADIDTIETELMLADLDSLEKRVDSLAKKAKGNDKDAKEQLDLVNRALVLLRDGKPARALERKAEEERAFAMLGLLTSKPVLYVCNVEESSAKDGNNFSKQVFERAKQEGAVAVVISAKIESEIATLSREERKDFLDTLGLEEAGLDRLIRAGYQLLDLITYFTVGPKEARAWTIHRGTKTPAAAGVIHTDFEKGFIRAETIAYADYVALGGEAGARDGGKLRLEGKEYVVADGDVMHFRFNN, encoded by the coding sequence ATGGGATTTAAATGCGGTATCGTCGGGTTGCCCAATGTCGGCAAATCGACGCTGTTCAATGCACTGACCGAAACGGCGGCGGCGCAGGCGGCCAACTATCCGTTCTGCACCATCGAGCCGAATGTCGGTGAGGTCGCGGTTCCGGATCCGAGGCTCGACAAGCTTTCCGAAATCGCCAAGTCCGCGCAGATCATTCCGACGCGGCTGACCTTTGTCGACATCGCCGGGCTGGTGCGTGGCGCGTCGCAGGGCGAGGGGCTCGGCAATCAGTTTCTTGCCAACATCCGCGAAACCGACGCGATCGCGCATGTCGTGCGCTGTTTTGAAGATTCCGACATTACTCATGTCGAAGGCAAGATCGCGCCGCTGGCGGATATCGACACCATCGAGACCGAGTTGATGCTGGCCGACCTCGACAGCCTTGAGAAGCGCGTCGACAGCCTCGCCAAGAAGGCAAAGGGCAACGACAAGGATGCCAAGGAGCAGCTCGATCTCGTCAACCGCGCCCTGGTGTTGCTCCGCGATGGCAAGCCGGCGCGTGCACTCGAACGCAAGGCGGAAGAAGAGCGCGCCTTCGCCATGCTGGGATTGCTGACTTCAAAACCCGTGCTTTACGTCTGCAATGTCGAAGAATCCTCGGCAAAGGACGGCAACAACTTCTCGAAGCAGGTCTTCGAGCGTGCCAAGCAGGAAGGCGCGGTTGCGGTCGTGATCTCGGCCAAGATCGAGTCTGAAATCGCGACGCTGTCACGCGAGGAGCGCAAGGATTTCCTCGATACGCTGGGCCTCGAGGAAGCGGGCCTCGACCGCCTGATCCGCGCCGGCTACCAGTTGCTCGATCTCATCACCTATTTCACGGTCGGCCCGAAGGAAGCCCGTGCCTGGACGATCCATCGCGGCACCAAGACGCCGGCGGCGGCCGGCGTCATTCACACCGATTTCGAAAAGGGATTCATTCGCGCCGAAACGATCGCCTACGCCGATTACGTCGCGCTTGGCGGCGAAGCCGGCGCGCGTGATGGCGGAAAGTTGCGTCTGGAAGGCAAGGAATACGTCGTCGCCGATGGCGACGTGATGCATTTCAGGTTCAACAACTGA
- the pth gene encoding aminoacyl-tRNA hydrolase: MRLFVGLGNPGSKYAHNRHNVGFMAVDEIARRHGFSPWRRRFQGMTSEGSLDQEKVILLRPETFMNESGRAVQEALNFFKLGVDDVVVFQDELELPPAKLRVKVGGGIAGHNGLRSISAHIGNDYRRVRLGIGHPGIKELVHGYVLSDFSKADGPWVEALCGAIADNAGLLATARDSTFQNKVHLAMQAKGFDEGFSDKDDGDAV; this comes from the coding sequence ATGCGCCTGTTTGTTGGTCTCGGCAACCCCGGCTCGAAATACGCGCATAACCGCCACAACGTCGGCTTCATGGCCGTCGACGAAATCGCGCGGCGTCATGGTTTCTCACCATGGCGCCGTCGCTTTCAGGGCATGACGTCGGAAGGTTCGCTGGACCAGGAGAAGGTTATCCTGCTTCGCCCGGAAACGTTCATGAACGAATCCGGCCGCGCGGTTCAGGAGGCTCTGAATTTCTTCAAGCTCGGCGTGGACGACGTCGTGGTGTTTCAGGACGAACTCGAACTGCCTCCCGCCAAGCTGCGCGTGAAGGTCGGCGGAGGAATCGCCGGCCACAACGGTCTGCGGTCGATCTCGGCGCATATCGGCAACGACTATCGCCGCGTGCGGCTCGGGATCGGTCACCCCGGCATCAAGGAACTGGTCCACGGCTACGTGCTGTCGGATTTCTCCAAAGCCGACGGGCCGTGGGTCGAAGCCTTGTGCGGCGCGATCGCAGACAACGCCGGCCTGCTTGCGACGGCCAGGGATTCGACGTTCCAGAACAAGGTGCACCTGGCGATGCAGGCCAAGGGATTCGACGAGGGATTTTCCGACAAGGATGACGGTGACGCCGTCTAG
- a CDS encoding 50S ribosomal protein L25/general stress protein Ctc has product MATVKELKATARPKSGKGAARAERRAGRVPGVIYGNNQPPVTISVDDRDLRQRILAGRFLTTVYDIDLEGKKHRVIPRDFHLDPVRDFPLHVDFLRLGEGATIRVSIPLHIVKAEASPGVKRGGTVNIVTHTIELECKVDNIPQYVEADVSGLEISYSLHLSDIKLPAGVKSLTREDATLVTIVPPSGYAEEMKAAAAAAAAPAAGAAAPAAGAAAAAPAAGAAAPAAGSAAPAAGAKAPAGGDKKK; this is encoded by the coding sequence ATGGCGACCGTCAAGGAATTGAAGGCGACCGCGCGTCCGAAGAGCGGCAAGGGGGCCGCCCGGGCCGAGCGTCGCGCCGGGAGAGTGCCCGGAGTGATTTATGGCAACAACCAGCCCCCGGTGACCATTTCGGTCGATGACCGCGACCTGCGCCAGCGCATCCTGGCCGGCCGGTTCCTGACGACGGTTTACGACATCGATCTGGAAGGCAAGAAGCACCGCGTGATTCCGCGCGACTTCCATCTCGATCCGGTGCGTGATTTCCCGCTGCATGTGGACTTCTTGCGGCTTGGCGAAGGCGCAACCATCCGCGTCAGCATTCCGCTGCACATCGTGAAGGCCGAAGCTTCGCCGGGCGTGAAGCGTGGCGGCACCGTCAACATCGTGACCCACACCATCGAGCTGGAGTGCAAGGTCGACAACATCCCGCAATATGTCGAGGCCGACGTCAGCGGCCTTGAGATCAGCTACTCGCTCCATCTGTCGGACATCAAGCTGCCTGCCGGCGTGAAGTCGCTGACGCGCGAAGACGCAACGCTCGTCACCATCGTGCCGCCGTCCGGCTACGCCGAAGAAATGAAGGCTGCTGCTGCGGCGGCCGCCGCTCCCGCGGCCGGTGCCGCGGCGCCTGCGGCTGGTGCCGCGGCTGCCGCTCCCGCGGCCGGTGCTGCTGCGCCTGCGGCAGGTAGCGCCGCTCCTGCGGCGGGTGCCAAGGCGCCCGCGGGTGGCGACAAGAAGAAGTAA
- a CDS encoding IS110 family transposase, which yields MMAQNQLAVVGIDVAKDKVDLCIRALAVRQTCPNTAQGRRKLVAWLRRHQVGKAVMEASGGYEREWRKVLHDAGIEVRIVDPKRVRHFAQSAGRLAKSDTIDAEMIAWFAETPSQTHDAAQEELAALVKARLALVELKIRLQSQSAHASPGPVQKAQARVLKSLATEIEKLETAIAAKVKATPHLAERAEIIESVPGFAETTSAILVAGMPELGQVNDKIAAALVGIAPYDDDSGKRRGERHIKGGRRWIRNAIYMPCLGAATQNNPVAKAFYRRLIAKGKEPKVALVACMRKLICILNVMIARHQKWDTARYAPA from the coding sequence ATGATGGCACAAAATCAACTCGCTGTCGTGGGCATCGACGTCGCCAAAGACAAGGTGGACCTGTGCATTCGAGCATTGGCGGTGCGGCAGACCTGTCCGAACACCGCCCAAGGTCGCCGCAAACTGGTGGCCTGGCTTCGCAGGCACCAGGTAGGCAAGGCGGTGATGGAGGCGAGCGGCGGTTACGAGCGTGAATGGCGCAAGGTGCTGCACGATGCCGGCATCGAGGTACGGATCGTGGACCCAAAGCGGGTTCGTCACTTCGCTCAATCGGCCGGACGGCTTGCCAAGAGTGATACGATCGATGCTGAGATGATCGCCTGGTTTGCCGAGACGCCGAGCCAGACACATGATGCTGCGCAAGAGGAACTGGCGGCCCTGGTGAAAGCACGCCTAGCGCTCGTTGAGTTGAAGATCCGATTGCAAAGCCAAAGCGCACATGCCTCGCCGGGGCCGGTTCAAAAAGCACAAGCCCGCGTCTTGAAGAGTCTGGCGACCGAAATTGAAAAGCTCGAGACTGCGATCGCAGCCAAGGTCAAGGCGACACCGCACCTTGCCGAGCGTGCCGAAATTATCGAGAGCGTGCCGGGCTTTGCCGAAACGACCTCCGCGATCCTCGTTGCAGGGATGCCAGAACTCGGGCAAGTGAACGATAAGATCGCCGCCGCTTTGGTAGGCATCGCTCCTTACGACGATGACAGTGGAAAGCGCCGGGGCGAGCGCCACATCAAGGGCGGCCGCCGCTGGATCCGCAACGCCATCTACATGCCTTGCCTCGGCGCTGCCACGCAGAACAATCCAGTCGCCAAGGCCTTCTATCGCCGCCTGATCGCCAAGGGAAAGGAGCCGAAGGTGGCCCTCGTGGCCTGCATGCGCAAGCTGATCTGCATTCTCAACGTCATGATCGCTCGCCACCAGAAATGGGACACCGCTCGCTACGCACCCGCCTGA
- a CDS encoding DUF4238 domain-containing protein: MTNEPEGQHHHYIPVFYLKQWANDRKRLIEFSRQGPVRAVKPRPTSPKGTGYVPGLYALDDIDPYVVNAVETLYMKPSDGLAADALQCFIEEREFPKSQLRFSWARFILSLMMGYPEAVANMKQQLRDNVQKIYEKTRKEDEPPTFQEYEAMHATNDMGRGHGRLLMDLMQDSKMGRLLFGMHWGVLKCKNYQHNLLTSDRAVVSNLFPISANHICLPITPRHVFIACATEKSQQEFLRLEPLDVMAAMNDRVVRQARTYVWGTDDAQLRFIQIDEGLGAIKVRSIRRVRSERCPISGGERS; this comes from the coding sequence ATGACAAACGAGCCTGAGGGACAACATCACCACTACATTCCCGTCTTCTATTTAAAGCAGTGGGCCAATGATCGTAAGCGGCTGATCGAATTTAGCCGGCAAGGTCCCGTACGCGCCGTCAAACCGCGGCCTACTTCGCCGAAGGGCACAGGGTACGTGCCTGGGTTGTACGCATTAGACGATATCGACCCATACGTCGTTAATGCTGTCGAGACCCTTTACATGAAGCCGAGCGACGGGCTCGCCGCCGACGCCCTTCAGTGCTTTATCGAAGAGAGGGAATTTCCCAAATCTCAACTGCGGTTTTCGTGGGCGCGCTTCATTCTGTCCCTGATGATGGGCTATCCAGAAGCCGTCGCTAATATGAAGCAGCAGCTTCGCGACAACGTACAGAAAATATACGAGAAAACTCGCAAGGAGGACGAACCACCTACATTTCAGGAATACGAGGCGATGCATGCCACTAATGATATGGGGCGTGGGCACGGCCGTCTTTTGATGGACCTGATGCAGGATTCTAAAATGGGACGCCTCCTCTTCGGCATGCATTGGGGCGTTCTGAAGTGCAAGAACTATCAGCACAACTTACTTACGTCCGATCGGGCGGTCGTCTCAAATCTGTTTCCGATCAGTGCGAACCACATATGCCTGCCGATTACGCCTAGGCATGTGTTCATTGCCTGCGCTACCGAAAAGTCCCAGCAGGAGTTTCTGAGGCTTGAGCCGCTCGACGTGATGGCTGCCATGAACGATAGGGTTGTGCGCCAGGCGCGCACTTACGTTTGGGGGACTGATGACGCGCAGTTGCGATTCATTCAGATAGACGAGGGCCTGGGCGCGATAAAGGTTCGCTCGATCAGGCGGGTGCGTAGCGAGCGGTGTCCCATTTCTGGTGGCGAGCGATCATGA
- a CDS encoding DUF4238 domain-containing protein: MLQFNAAELVIGAAAGEGEKHHYIPSLCTCAWTGDDDRLCEYSRPHKEVKPRRTHPDGTSYVRGLYNVPKNDAEVSEFIEHQFFKVTDDQAARVLQRIRAGENINWDTDTRSAWSRFVISIMLRNPEHITRLAAEVAQFFSAADAEERYQKIRKSDDPETYAQHLALSNFRPIGRASVIAIQKVIDSPLMGGRLNAMRWSVVTFKGERYPLLTSDRPILMTNGLMNPGDHLAIPIGPRMLFVATNNEETENNIRRVDTNALIAQVNDRVASQARKYVYGTDDRQLRFVEKRLGRKWPSTPLECRFV, translated from the coding sequence GTGCTTCAGTTCAACGCTGCCGAGCTTGTTATCGGCGCGGCGGCAGGCGAAGGCGAAAAACACCACTACATTCCGTCCCTCTGCACTTGCGCATGGACGGGAGACGATGATCGCTTGTGCGAATACAGCCGGCCCCACAAAGAAGTGAAGCCGAGGCGCACCCATCCGGACGGGACTAGTTACGTTCGGGGTCTTTACAATGTGCCGAAGAACGATGCCGAAGTATCCGAGTTCATCGAGCACCAGTTCTTCAAAGTAACAGATGATCAGGCGGCGCGCGTTCTACAGCGCATACGTGCCGGCGAGAATATCAACTGGGATACCGATACCCGGAGCGCTTGGTCGCGGTTTGTCATTTCGATCATGCTTCGGAATCCAGAGCACATCACGCGCTTGGCGGCCGAAGTCGCGCAGTTCTTCAGCGCCGCAGATGCGGAAGAGCGGTATCAAAAGATCAGAAAGTCGGATGACCCGGAAACCTATGCGCAGCATCTGGCGCTGAGTAACTTCCGGCCGATTGGACGCGCTAGCGTCATCGCCATTCAAAAGGTGATCGACAGCCCGCTCATGGGAGGTCGTTTGAACGCGATGCGGTGGTCTGTCGTCACGTTCAAGGGCGAACGCTATCCGCTTCTCACGTCCGATCGACCGATCTTGATGACCAACGGCCTCATGAATCCTGGCGATCACTTGGCCATTCCGATCGGCCCGCGAATGCTCTTTGTTGCCACCAACAACGAAGAGACGGAGAATAACATCCGCCGCGTAGATACTAACGCGCTTATCGCCCAGGTTAACGACCGTGTCGCCTCACAAGCGCGAAAGTACGTATACGGGACCGACGACAGGCAGCTTCGTTTTGTCGAGAAACGGCTTGGAAGAAAGTGGCCGTCAACGCCGCTTGAATGTCGTTTTGTCTAA
- a CDS encoding adenylate/guanylate cyclase domain-containing protein, which yields MTATILVVDDEPDLEALVLQKFRKQIRDGAVSFMFAHDGVEALQSIENHPHVDLVVSDINMPRMDGLSLLQKLQEAEDKKSTIIVSAYGDMSNIRTAMNRGAFDFLTKPIDFTDLETTIDKTIRHVEAMREARRRQAEAERAHASLSRYFSPQIASRLAAAGEGDGMEVHWRDVAVIFTDIAGFTSLVENVAPDVLGTLLNEYVGGMTDVVFAHEGTVAKIIGDAIQILFNAPGDQPDYAARAIACAHALDDWAEAFRERWKSKGVNFGATRIGVHAGPALVGNFGGSRFFDYTAYGDTINTAARLEAANKFLGTRICASAVVADGTKAFRGRPVGDLLLRGRSEPLRAYQPLAAAAFEGAATAQYCDAFAKLEAGDAAAMPAFAALIGLHAGDALAGFHLRRLLNGANSARIQLE from the coding sequence ATGACCGCGACCATCCTCGTCGTCGATGATGAGCCGGACCTTGAGGCTCTTGTCTTGCAGAAGTTCCGCAAGCAAATTCGCGATGGCGCGGTGAGCTTCATGTTTGCTCATGACGGCGTGGAGGCATTGCAGTCGATCGAAAATCATCCGCATGTCGATCTGGTCGTCTCGGACATCAACATGCCGCGGATGGACGGCTTGTCCTTGTTGCAGAAATTGCAGGAGGCCGAAGACAAGAAGTCGACCATCATCGTCTCGGCCTATGGCGACATGAGCAATATCCGCACCGCGATGAACCGCGGAGCGTTCGATTTCCTGACCAAGCCGATCGACTTCACCGATCTCGAAACGACCATCGATAAAACCATTCGTCACGTCGAGGCGATGCGCGAGGCGCGCCGCCGCCAGGCCGAGGCCGAGCGCGCGCATGCATCGCTCTCGCGTTATTTCTCGCCCCAGATCGCCTCAAGGCTTGCTGCCGCCGGCGAAGGCGACGGCATGGAGGTGCACTGGCGCGATGTCGCGGTGATCTTCACCGACATCGCCGGTTTTACGTCGCTGGTGGAAAATGTTGCGCCCGACGTGCTCGGCACGCTGCTCAACGAATATGTGGGCGGGATGACCGATGTCGTCTTTGCGCATGAAGGTACCGTCGCCAAGATCATCGGCGATGCCATCCAGATTCTCTTCAACGCGCCGGGCGACCAGCCGGATTATGCGGCCCGCGCCATTGCCTGCGCACATGCCCTGGATGACTGGGCCGAGGCGTTTCGCGAGCGCTGGAAATCCAAAGGCGTGAATTTCGGCGCAACCCGGATCGGCGTTCACGCCGGCCCCGCGCTGGTCGGCAATTTCGGCGGCAGCCGCTTCTTCGACTACACCGCTTATGGCGATACCATCAACACGGCAGCCCGGCTCGAGGCCGCCAACAAGTTTCTCGGCACACGCATTTGCGCCAGCGCCGTGGTCGCCGACGGCACCAAGGCTTTTCGCGGCAGGCCGGTCGGCGATCTCTTGTTGCGCGGGCGCAGCGAGCCGCTGCGGGCCTACCAGCCGCTGGCGGCGGCCGCATTTGAAGGGGCGGCGACGGCGCAATACTGCGACGCCTTTGCCAAGCTGGAGGCCGGAGACGCCGCGGCGATGCCGGCCTTTGCGGCGCTGATCGGATTGCATGCCGGCGACGCGCTGGCCGGCTTTCATCTCAGGCGGCTGTTGAACGGGGCTAACAGCGCGCGCATTCAATTGGAGTAG
- a CDS encoding response regulator: MSVYILVVDDEPDVEELFRQQFRRDLKSGRFTMEFAPSAPAALIRAAEIRDPSLILILSDINMPGMSGLDMLPKVRAERPDVPVIMITAYGDADTRRKAIEGGAVGLLTKPIDFVLLRHEIDVRLGQPA; encoded by the coding sequence TTGAGCGTTTACATACTCGTCGTTGACGACGAGCCGGATGTCGAAGAGCTGTTCCGCCAACAATTTCGGCGTGACCTGAAATCCGGGCGCTTCACGATGGAGTTTGCGCCGTCGGCGCCCGCGGCGCTGATCCGCGCCGCCGAGATCAGGGATCCGTCGCTGATCCTGATCCTGTCGGACATCAACATGCCCGGGATGAGCGGGCTCGACATGCTGCCAAAGGTGCGCGCCGAACGGCCCGACGTTCCCGTCATCATGATCACCGCTTATGGCGATGCAGATACGCGCCGCAAGGCGATCGAGGGCGGTGCGGTGGGATTGTTGACCAAACCGATCGATTTTGTGTTGTTGCGCCACGAGATCGATGTTCGGCTTGGGCAGCCCGCATGA